A part of uncultured Umboniibacter sp. genomic DNA contains:
- the sbcB gene encoding exodeoxyribonuclease I has product MTTNTILWHDYETWGVNPKLDRPSQFAAIRTDENLNEIGEPINWFAQPSLDRLPHPQAALITGISPMECLQRGMPEPEFIAKINAEFMKPNTCGAGYNSINFDDEVTRFTLFRNFHDPYEREYSNNNSRWDLINVLRMARALRPQGIEWPTVNDKPSFRLEILSAANGISHENAHDALNDVRATIGMAKKLRDAQPKLFNYLFQMRQKHKVAELLHVGNGPFMHTSPKLGPERHYTSAMLALGQGGSNRNAVVCVDLNTNNDWLLRESAETIREIMFTRFSERPEGYESLGLKQIMLNKSPAVAPLRTATADPKTCERLQLDESAMLKRAELFSDPAVRAKLCDVFNSDYQVAPADAETTLYQGFPSPADKSTMADVRAASADDLATQVYHFADDRYNQLLLRYKARFYPQTLNDDERYTWRELLLSRFTDGGRGELSLEEFAGELMLLSQDADIVNNERKLKILKDLERFAMLIQSA; this is encoded by the coding sequence CGAGATAGGCGAGCCGATTAACTGGTTCGCCCAGCCCTCCCTAGATCGCTTACCGCACCCTCAAGCTGCTTTAATTACGGGCATTTCACCAATGGAATGTCTTCAACGTGGCATGCCAGAACCTGAGTTTATCGCCAAGATTAACGCTGAATTTATGAAGCCCAACACCTGCGGGGCTGGGTATAACAGCATCAATTTCGACGATGAAGTCACTCGCTTTACGCTGTTCCGTAACTTTCATGATCCCTACGAGCGCGAATACAGCAATAACAACAGCCGTTGGGATTTGATCAACGTGCTACGGATGGCGCGGGCACTTCGCCCTCAAGGGATTGAATGGCCAACGGTGAACGATAAGCCGAGTTTTCGTCTAGAGATTCTCAGCGCCGCCAACGGAATCAGCCACGAGAATGCCCACGACGCCCTCAATGATGTCCGCGCTACCATTGGAATGGCTAAGAAGCTACGCGATGCCCAGCCAAAGCTATTCAACTATCTGTTTCAGATGCGGCAAAAGCATAAGGTGGCCGAACTCCTCCATGTTGGCAACGGGCCGTTTATGCACACCTCGCCTAAGTTAGGTCCTGAGCGCCACTATACCTCGGCCATGTTGGCACTGGGACAAGGCGGCAGTAACCGCAACGCAGTGGTGTGCGTTGACCTCAATACCAACAATGATTGGCTGCTTCGTGAAAGTGCAGAAACGATCCGCGAAATTATGTTCACTCGCTTTAGCGAGCGCCCTGAAGGTTACGAGTCACTGGGTCTGAAGCAAATCATGTTAAACAAGTCTCCCGCCGTAGCTCCGTTGAGAACTGCCACCGCGGACCCAAAAACCTGCGAGCGTCTGCAGCTAGACGAAAGTGCGATGCTAAAACGCGCTGAACTCTTTAGTGACCCGGCCGTTCGGGCAAAGCTCTGCGACGTCTTCAACAGTGATTATCAAGTAGCTCCAGCGGACGCGGAAACCACCCTATACCAAGGGTTCCCGTCACCAGCAGACAAATCCACGATGGCGGATGTTCGCGCTGCCAGCGCTGACGACCTAGCAACACAGGTCTATCACTTCGCCGATGATCGCTACAACCAACTTCTCCTGCGCTACAAAGCACGCTTCTATCCGCAGACCTTGAATGACGATGAACGATATACTTGGCGAGAGCTCTTGCTAAGTCGCTTTACCGATGGTGGCCGAGGTGAGCTAAGCTTAGAGGAATTCGCCGGAGAATTGATGCTACTTAGCCAAGATGCTGACATCGTGAACAATGAGCGTAAGTTGAAGATATTGAAGGATTTAGAGCGCTTCGCAATGCTAATTCAGAGCGCCTAG
- a CDS encoding aspartate carbamoyltransferase, giving the protein MQFRGANILSIGQFERADIESLFTTADILAPYARREKRTRVLDGAILGNMFFEPSTRTRVSFGSAFNILGGYVRETTGLESSSLSKGESLYDTARVLSGYSDVICMRHPEIGSVAEFAQGSRVPVINGGDGPNEHPTQALLDLYTIRNELRSFNRSIDGLRIAMIGDLKHGRTVHSLSKLLCLFKNVEVRLVSPQPLQLPDALVEQMRTADVKVTVTDKLEEGIHAVDIVYSTRIQEERFADQAEANLYRGQFRLNQSIYTAHCEPNTVIMHPLPRDSRVEANELDNDLDRNPNLAIFRQADNGVIVRMALFVKVLDVEAELKKSEQPVIWYTQRNNTL; this is encoded by the coding sequence ATGCAGTTTCGTGGAGCCAACATTTTATCTATCGGACAGTTTGAGCGCGCGGACATCGAATCGCTCTTCACGACGGCGGATATACTCGCACCGTATGCTCGCCGTGAGAAACGAACGCGTGTTCTCGACGGGGCGATTTTAGGCAATATGTTCTTCGAGCCCAGCACTCGCACCCGAGTGAGCTTCGGCTCAGCCTTTAACATCCTTGGTGGTTATGTTCGTGAAACAACTGGCCTAGAGAGCTCGTCGCTGAGTAAGGGCGAATCACTCTACGATACGGCTAGAGTATTATCGGGCTACTCCGATGTTATTTGTATGCGCCATCCCGAAATTGGCTCAGTAGCCGAATTTGCTCAGGGTTCTCGAGTCCCGGTAATTAACGGTGGTGATGGCCCGAATGAGCACCCCACCCAAGCGCTGCTGGACCTCTATACTATTCGTAACGAGTTACGCAGTTTTAATCGCAGTATCGATGGATTACGTATCGCCATGATTGGCGACTTGAAACACGGCCGAACCGTTCACTCCCTCAGCAAATTACTTTGCCTGTTCAAGAATGTAGAAGTCCGCTTGGTATCGCCGCAACCGCTTCAGCTGCCCGATGCTCTCGTTGAACAAATGCGTACCGCCGATGTCAAAGTAACCGTAACCGATAAGCTCGAAGAAGGTATCCATGCCGTAGACATCGTCTACAGCACTCGTATCCAAGAGGAACGCTTCGCTGATCAAGCTGAAGCCAATCTCTATCGCGGCCAATTCCGCCTCAACCAGAGCATCTACACCGCGCACTGCGAGCCGAACACAGTCATTATGCATCCGCTGCCTCGTGACTCTAGGGTCGAAGCGAATGAGCTAGATAACGACTTGGATCGTAATCCCAACTTGGCAATATTCCGCCAAGCGGATAATGGTGTTATCGTGAGAATGGCATTATTTGTGAAAGTCTTAGATGTGGAAGCAGAGCTGAAGAAATCCGAACAGCCTGTGATTTGGTATACACAAAGAAACAACACGCTTTAA
- a CDS encoding DUF4136 domain-containing protein, whose protein sequence is MTNRADNFFSSSLSKFSVKIVTLSATLLLAACASSPNMDYDPNYNFGASKTYQLTPSSALESTETAISSQLLNDRMVASIRAQLAAAGYSEQSEGASLQVTYHLESLAAFRGNSVGASTGLGWYDYHRYPIHHSPRLYSEQTTLQETDNDKVKVTIDFTDVTSEKLVWRTSSARRLLNQSSPERSQAAVDDAVQYLLKNLPQ, encoded by the coding sequence ATGACTAACCGTGCAGACAATTTCTTTAGTTCGAGTCTTAGCAAATTCAGCGTAAAAATTGTAACGCTCAGTGCAACCCTACTGTTAGCAGCCTGTGCCAGCTCGCCGAATATGGATTACGATCCCAATTACAATTTTGGCGCGAGCAAAACCTATCAGCTAACACCATCATCTGCGTTGGAGTCCACCGAGACGGCTATTTCTAGTCAACTACTTAATGATCGAATGGTTGCCAGTATCAGAGCTCAGTTAGCAGCAGCGGGTTACAGTGAGCAAAGCGAAGGAGCAAGCCTGCAGGTCACCTATCATTTGGAAAGCCTAGCCGCCTTCCGCGGCAACTCGGTTGGCGCTTCTACAGGGCTTGGTTGGTATGATTATCATCGCTACCCAATCCACCACTCACCGCGTCTCTATAGTGAGCAAACAACGCTCCAAGAAACTGATAATGATAAAGTGAAGGTGACCATCGATTTCACCGATGTTACCTCTGAAAAGTTAGTGTGGAGAACCAGTTCAGCGCGAAGATTACTAAACCAATCAAGCCCCGAACGTTCGCAAGCAGCAGTAGATGACGCCGTTCAGTACCTATTAAAAAACCTACCTCAGTAG
- a CDS encoding potassium channel family protein: MKEFDLPHDPHYAFTALFWVMIVNILSTGLLAASSFAMSVGNLTSAGVLLAAIYLVSHSRKWLIVLSLTSIPAIVNNSLVSILGIPQLEIINNILFVISHISVTVFLVLTLIYARHANLSTIYAAMCVYLMIGQSWTYAYLAIEAWLPGSFLFNDELRVLGELNYHELMAEMEYFSYVTLTTLGYGDITPISPAARSVTILESILGQLYLTIVLARLVGLYLQERTKKASPDN, encoded by the coding sequence ATGAAAGAATTTGATCTTCCGCACGACCCTCACTACGCATTTACAGCGTTATTTTGGGTAATGATTGTCAATATTCTATCCACGGGATTACTCGCAGCAAGCTCTTTTGCCATGAGTGTTGGTAACCTCACCTCCGCAGGTGTATTACTTGCGGCGATTTACCTCGTATCTCACAGTCGTAAGTGGCTTATTGTTTTGAGTTTGACAAGTATTCCAGCCATTGTGAATAACTCACTCGTTTCAATCTTAGGTATACCGCAGCTAGAGATTATTAATAATATCTTATTCGTTATCTCGCATATTTCCGTAACCGTATTCCTAGTGCTTACTCTCATTTACGCTCGTCACGCTAATCTGTCGACGATTTATGCGGCGATGTGCGTGTATCTAATGATCGGACAGAGTTGGACCTATGCTTATCTTGCGATTGAAGCGTGGCTGCCGGGATCGTTCCTATTTAACGATGAGCTGCGCGTACTTGGGGAACTGAACTACCACGAATTGATGGCGGAGATGGAGTACTTCAGCTACGTAACGTTGACCACGTTGGGATATGGTGACATCACGCCGATTTCTCCAGCGGCGCGGTCCGTAACAATATTGGAATCCATTTTGGGACAGCTTTATCTCACTATTGTCTTAGCACGACTGGTTGGTTTATACCTTCAGGAAAGGACTAAGAAGGCTTCGCCGGACAATTAG
- a CDS encoding patatin-like phospholipase family protein has product MTSVSLVLGSGGARGLVQIGVIDWLLDNGYQIDSISGCSVGALIGGVYAAGKFEEFKSWVFALEKRDVLRLTDLHWGAGGFIKGDRVMAALRSLVGDKHIEELGIRYTAVATDLDRGQEKWFQSGDLFDVIRASIAVPNVLSPHVINGRIYVDGGLLNPVPIAPVLADQTDMILAVDLAARSTDNRKQLARSKMPKASEKRGRIASFIADLIGDNDEEVVELPSVLDISNRSFDIMQTAISRIKLATHSPDVVFEFARDLAVIHEFWRAKELADIGYQVAENTMKKQAHDERI; this is encoded by the coding sequence ATGACTAGCGTCTCGCTTGTTCTCGGGAGCGGGGGCGCCCGTGGCCTCGTGCAAATTGGCGTTATTGATTGGCTGCTAGATAACGGCTATCAAATTGACTCCATATCCGGTTGTTCGGTAGGTGCGTTGATTGGTGGCGTCTATGCCGCTGGGAAATTCGAGGAATTTAAATCCTGGGTCTTCGCGCTCGAAAAGCGCGATGTGCTTAGACTTACGGATTTGCACTGGGGCGCTGGTGGTTTCATTAAGGGTGACCGAGTGATGGCTGCGCTGCGCTCGTTGGTGGGTGACAAACACATCGAGGAGTTGGGAATACGTTACACTGCAGTGGCGACAGACTTGGACCGAGGGCAGGAAAAGTGGTTCCAAAGTGGCGATTTATTTGACGTTATTCGAGCCTCAATTGCAGTGCCCAATGTACTGTCTCCGCACGTTATTAACGGTAGAATCTATGTAGATGGTGGTCTTCTTAATCCCGTACCTATAGCTCCTGTCCTGGCTGATCAAACAGATATGATCTTAGCGGTAGATCTAGCTGCCCGCTCGACCGACAACCGAAAACAACTCGCGCGTTCTAAAATGCCTAAGGCTTCGGAAAAAAGAGGTCGAATCGCCTCATTTATCGCCGATTTAATTGGCGATAACGACGAAGAGGTCGTCGAGCTTCCCAGTGTGCTTGATATTAGCAATAGAAGCTTTGATATCATGCAAACGGCTATCTCGCGCATTAAACTCGCAACGCATTCGCCGGATGTGGTGTTTGAATTTGCTAGAGATTTGGCGGTAATCCATGAATTTTGGCGAGCCAAGGAGTTGGCTGATATTGGCTATCAAGTTGCCGAAAATACGATGAAGAAGCAGGCTCACGATGAAAGAATTTGA
- a CDS encoding DUF4136 domain-containing protein has translation MKNFLVGIVLCSLVVGCSSIRVIEYNEKETDLASYEYFSWGDSPLDPSTQSALAIADSAIRTSVTKELQSKGYEIVDEGSQVTMTWRAGRSEVEVFEEPVYTIDNSLGDSMQASIVHDGDVFQSSSDHVSVNQLVLLFVDTATKEPIYKIEIRGVHENAATTEGLMARIEEGLQKAYKIIPSRN, from the coding sequence ATGAAGAATTTTTTAGTTGGCATCGTATTGTGTAGCCTAGTGGTTGGTTGTTCTAGTATTCGTGTTATTGAATACAATGAAAAAGAAACCGACCTAGCAAGCTATGAGTACTTTTCCTGGGGTGACAGCCCTTTAGATCCCAGTACACAAAGCGCACTAGCGATTGCGGATTCAGCAATTCGCACATCGGTAACTAAAGAGCTTCAGAGTAAGGGTTATGAAATTGTCGACGAGGGGTCTCAAGTTACGATGACCTGGCGCGCAGGACGAAGTGAAGTTGAAGTGTTCGAAGAACCTGTTTACACCATAGACAACTCGTTGGGTGATAGTATGCAAGCGAGTATCGTCCATGATGGTGATGTCTTTCAGTCGAGTAGTGACCACGTTTCAGTCAATCAGTTAGTACTTTTGTTTGTTGATACGGCCACGAAGGAACCAATCTATAAAATTGAGATTCGTGGCGTGCATGAAAACGCAGCAACCACTGAAGGCTTGATGGCACGTATCGAAGAGGGGTTACAGAAAGCCTATAAGATTATTCCTTCGCGAAATTAA
- a CDS encoding alkaline phosphatase, with protein MKNVFSIAAAASLFTMTISGCTDETVSSQSIDQNVNQWTIDGQRDLANALNQQPINKRAKNVIFFIGDGMGITTQTAARILEGQLNGQDGEENLLSFETLPYTALVKTYTTNHQVSDSAGTATAFHTGVKTKSGVIGLSEFADYGVCEGQAEHEVTSLLKMAEDRGMATGLVSTARITHASPAAAYAHAASRGWETDTDMQPADIEMGCVDIARQLIEFSHGDGVDVILGGGRRGFLPNTVTDPEYPDQKGRREDGRDLVAQWQAAGGQFVWNEQQLRNAPKDQPLLGLFEPSHMQFEVDRQLDNGGEPSLTEMTATAISRLEGSEEGYYLFIEAGRIDHAHHYNNAFRALHDAVEMSRAVAQAMAMTSEEDTLIVVSADHSHSFALAGYPAKGNGVFDWVRGTDEHGHPNDEVTLAEDGQPYTMLGYTTGVIVDRDEIFGEQDPADPNFRQGARIPSRGEHHGGEDVVVMARGPMAHAFHGFVEQTFLHHAMAHALGIQQ; from the coding sequence ATGAAGAATGTATTTTCTATAGCGGCTGCAGCAAGTCTTTTCACAATGACGATATCGGGTTGCACTGATGAGACAGTATCGAGTCAAAGTATTGATCAAAATGTTAATCAGTGGACGATTGATGGCCAGCGAGACCTCGCGAATGCACTGAATCAGCAGCCGATTAATAAACGAGCAAAGAATGTCATCTTTTTCATTGGTGATGGTATGGGTATCACCACTCAAACCGCAGCGCGTATTTTAGAAGGGCAGCTAAATGGGCAGGATGGCGAAGAAAATTTGCTCAGCTTCGAGACGCTCCCTTACACCGCGCTAGTGAAGACGTACACGACTAATCATCAGGTGTCTGATTCAGCGGGCACGGCTACAGCCTTTCATACTGGAGTGAAAACTAAGTCCGGAGTTATTGGGCTCTCTGAATTTGCGGATTACGGCGTCTGCGAAGGTCAGGCGGAACATGAAGTGACTAGTTTACTCAAAATGGCGGAAGACCGAGGTATGGCCACCGGATTGGTCAGTACTGCTAGGATCACCCATGCGTCACCGGCCGCGGCGTATGCCCATGCTGCTAGCAGAGGTTGGGAAACCGATACAGATATGCAACCTGCCGATATAGAGATGGGTTGTGTCGATATCGCTCGGCAGCTGATCGAGTTCTCACACGGCGATGGCGTTGACGTGATCCTGGGGGGAGGTCGTCGTGGCTTCCTGCCAAATACCGTGACCGACCCGGAATACCCGGATCAGAAAGGCCGACGCGAGGATGGACGTGATTTAGTTGCGCAATGGCAGGCAGCAGGCGGTCAGTTTGTTTGGAACGAACAGCAGCTTCGCAATGCCCCCAAAGATCAGCCGCTACTGGGGCTGTTTGAGCCTTCTCACATGCAATTTGAGGTCGATCGACAGCTTGATAACGGCGGCGAGCCATCGTTAACTGAGATGACGGCGACGGCAATTAGTCGTTTAGAAGGTAGTGAAGAAGGCTATTATCTATTTATCGAGGCTGGCCGTATTGACCATGCTCATCATTACAACAATGCCTTTCGAGCACTTCACGATGCGGTTGAAATGTCTCGAGCCGTTGCGCAGGCGATGGCAATGACGTCAGAGGAGGATACGCTAATAGTCGTATCGGCCGACCATAGTCACAGTTTTGCACTTGCCGGATATCCCGCCAAAGGGAATGGCGTTTTTGATTGGGTTCGCGGTACCGATGAGCACGGTCACCCTAACGACGAAGTGACATTGGCTGAAGATGGCCAACCTTATACCATGTTAGGCTACACTACAGGTGTCATTGTGGACCGAGATGAGATCTTTGGAGAGCAAGATCCTGCCGATCCTAATTTCCGTCAGGGAGCACGGATTCCAAGTCGTGGCGAACACCACGGTGGTGAAGACGTTGTGGTGATGGCTCGAGGGCCGATGGCTCATGCCTTTCATGGCTTTGTGGAGCAAACATTTTTACATCATGCGATGGCTCACGCCCTCGGCATTCAGCAATAA
- the coaE gene encoding dephospho-CoA kinase (Dephospho-CoA kinase (CoaE) performs the final step in coenzyme A biosynthesis.) produces MILGVTGGIGSGKSAATDHLQQLGVTVVDADLCSRVVVQPGRPALQAIFSHFGERLKSADGSLDRAALRQLIFSDPEQKSWLEALLHPLIRNEIQTQLQNADGPYAVLSSPLLFETKQSELCDQVLVIDVDEATQRQRTLSRDGVSEKQVEAIMAAQLQRKKRLDKADYVIDNSGSLEQLHNALQQFHEALIPRDVS; encoded by the coding sequence ATGATTTTAGGCGTAACAGGCGGAATCGGTAGCGGTAAATCGGCCGCAACAGACCACCTTCAACAGTTGGGTGTCACGGTTGTTGATGCCGACCTTTGCTCGCGCGTTGTCGTTCAGCCTGGGCGCCCAGCACTGCAGGCGATTTTTTCGCACTTCGGCGAGCGCCTAAAGTCAGCCGACGGAAGTTTAGATAGAGCAGCCCTGCGACAGCTCATTTTCTCTGACCCTGAGCAAAAATCGTGGTTGGAAGCACTGCTACATCCATTGATACGAAACGAAATTCAGACCCAACTGCAAAACGCCGATGGGCCTTATGCGGTGCTGTCATCTCCATTGCTTTTTGAAACCAAACAGAGTGAACTCTGTGATCAAGTACTCGTGATTGACGTTGATGAAGCAACACAGCGACAGCGAACGCTTAGTAGAGACGGCGTCAGCGAGAAACAGGTGGAGGCCATCATGGCTGCTCAGCTGCAGCGAAAAAAGCGACTCGACAAAGCTGATTATGTGATCGACAATAGTGGCTCGCTTGAGCAGTTACATAATGCACTGCAACAATTTCACGAAGCGCTTATACCGCGCGATGTTTCATGA
- a CDS encoding DNA gyrase inhibitor YacG has translation MTKKTSTASTPLVDCPTCGIAHSYDTSSPYRPFCSDRCKLIDLGEWASEGHAIPGEPVWDDMMSDELELKH, from the coding sequence ATGACTAAGAAGACGTCAACGGCATCAACACCACTTGTGGACTGCCCAACCTGTGGCATTGCCCACAGCTATGACACTTCGTCACCCTACCGCCCGTTTTGCAGCGATCGCTGTAAACTCATTGATCTCGGTGAATGGGCCAGTGAAGGGCACGCCATTCCGGGGGAGCCGGTCTGGGACGATATGATGTCAGACGAGCTTGAGCTAAAGCACTAA
- a CDS encoding AraC family transcriptional regulator has protein sequence MQTGLLVHSSVFKNIADLVVVFGSSPSKLLEKFDIDFSKLDIPDSYLPIDTYHRVVDECKERFNQPNFSAILGELHVSSLFRGYNSNILSMKNVSAKLMEFSERCAHLLPGVSYRSNVTADTASIELVSEQTLPLSAQIHALSLIDQLICQLTNRSSSIRSWVVSEYHEGNYHRPVMVESGRTALHFAPELLTQPVSSAQLRPAKKLTAILAVIREQLNLEDASLESVAARFNVSGRQLQRQLKEAGTTFRNVLDAVRFDRARGYLKNPAFKLGIIANYLGYSEDSAFSRSFKRWSGMAPKAWRRITSDSPSPRK, from the coding sequence ATGCAAACTGGATTACTTGTTCACTCATCAGTGTTTAAAAACATCGCGGATTTAGTGGTGGTATTTGGCTCGTCTCCCAGTAAGCTACTTGAGAAATTCGACATCGACTTTTCAAAGCTTGATATCCCTGACAGCTATCTGCCTATCGATACCTACCACCGCGTAGTCGATGAGTGCAAAGAACGTTTCAACCAGCCTAATTTTAGTGCCATCCTGGGTGAACTGCATGTAAGTAGCCTGTTCAGGGGCTATAACAGCAACATTCTAAGTATGAAAAATGTCTCTGCAAAGCTTATGGAATTTAGCGAGCGCTGCGCCCATTTGCTACCGGGTGTTTCCTACAGAAGTAATGTGACTGCGGATACCGCTTCTATCGAGCTGGTTAGTGAACAGACACTTCCATTAAGTGCACAAATCCATGCGTTAAGTTTAATTGATCAATTGATTTGCCAACTTACTAATCGCTCGAGCTCGATTCGTAGCTGGGTTGTCTCGGAATACCATGAAGGCAACTATCATCGCCCCGTTATGGTTGAGTCAGGTAGAACCGCGCTTCATTTCGCTCCGGAATTACTTACTCAACCCGTTAGTTCAGCACAGTTAAGGCCGGCGAAAAAGTTGACTGCTATCCTGGCTGTTATTCGCGAGCAACTCAATTTGGAAGACGCTTCCCTTGAAAGCGTTGCGGCGAGATTTAATGTCTCGGGGCGCCAACTTCAACGCCAGTTGAAGGAAGCCGGTACCACCTTCAGAAATGTCCTCGACGCCGTTCGTTTTGATCGTGCGCGCGGTTACCTTAAGAATCCCGCGTTCAAGTTAGGGATAATCGCCAATTACTTAGGCTACTCGGAAGACAGCGCCTTCAGTCGTTCGTTTAAACGTTGGTCCGGCATGGCGCCGAAGGCTTGGCGCAGGATCACATCAGACTCTCCATCGCCTCGCAAGTAA
- the lysS gene encoding lysine--tRNA ligase has product MSNSSEENKLVAERRAKLNGLRERGNAFPNDWRRDALAADLQKQFAEHDKPTLETLGHRVKVAGRIMRKRGAFMVLQDVSGQIQLYINRKVLSEAEAADVKTWDIGDIVGIEGPVQRSGKGDLFVDMHSVVMLTKSLRPLPDKFHGLTDTEQRYRQRYVDLIMNEDSRNVFATRSAVIQSIRNFLGEKHFMEVETPMMHVIPGGASARPFVTHHNALDMDLYLRIAPELYLKRLVVGGYERVYEINRNFRNEGLSTRHNPEFTMLEFYQAYADYRDLMDLTEGMIRQVCLDVLGSTDVVNTTKNTDGEVVDSVTYEFGKPFARLSMFDSVLAYNPTLKAEDINTLEGITAVAKSLGVKVEARYGYGKILTEVFEETVEARLIQPTFITDYPTEVSPLARRSDDNPDVTDRFEFFIGGREIANGFSELNDAEDQASRFAAQVADKDAGDDEAMHFDHDYIRALEYGLPPTAGEGIGIDRLVMLLTNSPSIRDVLLFPHMRPE; this is encoded by the coding sequence ATGAGTAATAGTAGCGAAGAAAACAAGCTAGTAGCCGAACGCCGAGCGAAGCTAAATGGTCTGCGTGAGCGCGGCAATGCCTTTCCGAATGATTGGCGTCGAGATGCCCTAGCGGCCGACCTGCAAAAGCAGTTTGCTGAGCACGACAAGCCAACCCTTGAAACACTGGGTCACCGTGTGAAGGTAGCGGGTAGAATCATGCGTAAGCGCGGTGCCTTTATGGTACTGCAGGACGTTTCTGGTCAGATCCAGCTGTACATCAACCGCAAGGTGCTATCGGAAGCCGAAGCTGCTGATGTTAAAACTTGGGATATCGGTGATATTGTCGGCATCGAAGGTCCGGTGCAGCGTTCGGGAAAGGGTGATCTTTTCGTGGATATGCACAGTGTCGTGATGTTGACTAAAAGCCTTCGTCCACTTCCAGACAAGTTCCATGGCTTAACTGACACTGAGCAGCGCTACCGTCAACGCTATGTTGACCTGATCATGAATGAAGATTCGCGTAATGTCTTCGCTACGCGTTCAGCTGTTATTCAGTCTATCCGTAACTTCCTGGGCGAAAAGCACTTCATGGAAGTGGAAACTCCCATGATGCATGTGATTCCAGGTGGCGCTTCGGCACGTCCGTTCGTGACCCATCACAATGCCCTAGATATGGACCTCTACTTGCGCATTGCCCCTGAGCTTTACCTGAAGCGTTTGGTCGTGGGCGGGTATGAGCGTGTTTACGAAATCAACCGTAACTTCCGTAACGAAGGTCTTTCAACACGTCACAACCCTGAGTTCACCATGTTGGAGTTCTACCAAGCGTACGCGGATTACCGTGACTTGATGGATCTTACTGAAGGGATGATTCGCCAGGTGTGCCTAGACGTATTGGGCTCAACGGACGTTGTGAACACTACCAAGAATACTGATGGTGAAGTGGTTGATTCGGTGACCTACGAATTCGGCAAGCCGTTTGCCCGTCTAAGCATGTTTGATTCGGTATTGGCTTACAATCCCACCCTGAAGGCTGAGGATATTAATACCCTTGAAGGTATTACGGCCGTAGCGAAGTCGTTGGGCGTTAAAGTTGAAGCGCGTTATGGCTACGGTAAGATCTTAACTGAAGTCTTTGAGGAGACGGTTGAAGCACGTTTGATTCAGCCTACCTTTATTACCGATTACCCAACCGAAGTATCGCCGCTTGCTCGTCGTAGCGATGACAACCCAGATGTGACGGATCGTTTTGAGTTCTTTATCGGCGGTCGCGAAATTGCTAACGGTTTCTCGGAGCTTAACGATGCTGAAGATCAGGCGTCTCGCTTTGCCGCTCAGGTAGCGGACAAGGACGCCGGTGATGATGAAGCCATGCACTTTGACCATGACTATATTCGCGCGTTGGAATATGGCTTGCCGCCAACAGCTGGTGAGGGTATTGGTATTGATCGGTTAGTGATGTTGTTAACCAATAGCCCATCGATTCGCGATGTATTGCTATTCCCACACATGCGTCCTGAGTGA